The following proteins are encoded in a genomic region of Pseudomonas saponiphila:
- a CDS encoding porin, with protein sequence MHNNKNCQYPLIPALLVGLSTLGLGTVAEAEIMLYDKDQTTFSTDGYINAFYVNSNVDRAGDQYDRRQARVKMGFLPNYLGFNMSKQVDDLKLGARASFWVTINDSETNGTDTAIDVRQFYGTVANPEWGEVLIGKDFGLFARSNILLDEMLAGYGQVSDSLGLVDGGGVSFGNIGSGYPYPFPSSQITYRSPLMDGLRVAVGILDPVNTNDSSALGKAYQKNPRTESEITYQFDLGGAKFYSWLNGSYQTSDNTDPNVQSVTSKGLGYGLQAKMGGLSLTGSGFQAKGINPFFTNNAGEATLRNVDSKGYLLQGSYKLGKNRLALSYGKTKDDGNGVVGSGADYQTRGVALFHDINDNLKLVAEYNQFEIDGHHTTAQNENTDTFAVGAVLTW encoded by the coding sequence ATGCATAACAATAAGAACTGCCAGTACCCTCTGATTCCGGCCCTGCTGGTCGGCCTGTCGACCCTTGGCCTGGGCACCGTCGCCGAAGCCGAGATCATGCTGTACGACAAGGACCAGACGACCTTTTCCACCGACGGCTACATCAACGCCTTTTACGTCAACAGCAATGTCGACCGCGCCGGCGACCAGTACGACCGGCGTCAGGCGCGGGTGAAGATGGGCTTTCTGCCCAACTACCTGGGCTTCAACATGAGCAAGCAGGTGGACGACCTCAAGCTCGGCGCCCGGGCCTCGTTCTGGGTGACCATCAACGACAGCGAAACCAACGGCACCGACACCGCCATCGACGTGCGCCAGTTCTACGGCACCGTGGCCAACCCGGAGTGGGGCGAGGTGCTGATCGGCAAGGACTTTGGGCTGTTCGCCCGTTCCAACATCCTGCTCGACGAAATGCTCGCCGGGTACGGTCAGGTCAGCGACAGCCTGGGGCTGGTGGACGGCGGCGGGGTGTCGTTCGGCAACATCGGCAGCGGTTATCCCTATCCCTTTCCGTCCTCGCAAATCACCTACCGCAGCCCGCTGATGGATGGCCTGCGGGTGGCGGTGGGCATCCTCGACCCGGTGAACACCAACGACAGCAGCGCCCTGGGCAAGGCCTACCAGAAGAACCCGCGCACCGAGAGCGAGATCACCTACCAGTTCGACCTGGGCGGGGCCAAGTTCTACAGCTGGCTCAACGGCAGCTACCAGACCTCCGACAACACCGACCCCAACGTGCAGTCGGTCACCTCCAAAGGCCTGGGCTATGGCCTGCAGGCCAAGATGGGCGGCCTGTCCCTGACCGGTTCCGGGTTCCAGGCCAAGGGCATCAATCCGTTCTTCACCAACAACGCCGGCGAAGCCACGCTGCGCAATGTCGACAGCAAGGGCTACCTGCTGCAGGGCTCGTACAAACTCGGCAAGAACCGCCTGGCGCTGTCCTACGGCAAGACAAAGGACGACGGCAACGGCGTGGTCGGCAGCGGCGCCGATTACCAGACCCGGGGCGTGGCGCTGTTCCACGACATCAACGACAACCTCAAGCTGGTGGCCGAGTACAACCAGTTCGAGATCGACGGCCACCACACCACCGCGCAGAACGAAAACACCGACACCTTTGCCGTGGGCGCGGTTCTCACCTGGTAA
- a CDS encoding Ldh family oxidoreductase — protein MSEATLAPAAVEYLDLPALTDLLQRIFLRHGTSATTARVLADNCARAQRDGSHSHGVFRIPGYLSSLASGWVNGQALPQVEDVAPGVVAVDAGGGFAQPALAAARALLLSKARSAGIAVLAIRNSHHFAALWPDVEPFAEEGLVALSLVNSMTCVVPHGAQRPLFGTNPIAFAAPREGAEPIVFDLATSAIAHGDVQIAKRQGQQLPPGMGVDRDGQPTCDPAAILDGGALLPFGGHKGSALSMMVELLAAALTGGNFSFEFDWSQHPGAQTPWTGQLLIVIDPSHLGGGHFAQRSGELVRQMQAVGLERMPGDRRYRTRAKSLEEGIPLAAAELARLRALAGDDKTGDD, from the coding sequence ATGTCCGAAGCGACCCTGGCGCCGGCCGCCGTCGAGTACCTCGACCTGCCTGCCTTGACCGACTTGCTGCAACGTATCTTCCTGCGTCACGGCACCAGCGCCACCACGGCCCGGGTGCTGGCCGACAACTGCGCCAGGGCCCAGCGTGACGGCTCTCACAGCCACGGGGTGTTCCGCATTCCGGGCTACCTGTCGTCCCTGGCCAGTGGCTGGGTCAATGGGCAGGCGCTGCCGCAAGTGGAGGACGTGGCCCCCGGCGTGGTGGCGGTGGATGCCGGCGGCGGCTTTGCCCAGCCGGCCCTGGCGGCGGCCCGCGCGCTGCTGCTGAGCAAGGCCCGTAGCGCCGGGATCGCGGTGCTGGCGATTCGCAATTCCCACCACTTCGCCGCCCTCTGGCCGGATGTCGAGCCCTTCGCCGAGGAAGGCCTGGTGGCCCTGAGCCTGGTCAATAGCATGACCTGCGTGGTGCCCCACGGCGCCCAGCGCCCGCTGTTCGGCACCAACCCGATTGCCTTTGCCGCACCCCGCGAGGGCGCCGAGCCGATCGTTTTCGACCTGGCCACCAGCGCTATTGCTCATGGCGATGTGCAGATCGCCAAGCGCCAGGGCCAGCAGTTGCCGCCGGGCATGGGCGTGGACCGCGACGGCCAGCCCACCTGCGACCCGGCGGCGATTCTCGACGGCGGCGCCTTGCTGCCCTTTGGCGGGCACAAGGGCTCGGCGCTGTCGATGATGGTGGAGCTGCTGGCGGCGGCGCTGACTGGCGGCAATTTCTCCTTCGAGTTCGACTGGTCGCAACACCCCGGGGCGCAAACGCCCTGGACCGGGCAACTGCTGATCGTCATCGACCCCAGCCATCTGGGCGGCGGGCATTTTGCCCAGCGCAGCGGCGAGCTGGTGCGGCAGATGCAGGCCGTGGGCTTGGAGCGCATGCCCGGGGACCGGCGCTATCGCACCCGAGCCAAATCCCTGGAGGAAGGTATTCCCCTGGCCGCCGCCGAGCTGGCGCGGCTGCGGGCCCTGGCGGGTGATGATAAGACGGGTGACGACTAG
- a CDS encoding MurR/RpiR family transcriptional regulator, producing the protein MSQPIKQRLESSLSSATASGRAIASYMLANLYELPFQTAADIAEKLGVSESSVGRFCRAIGYSHFKDLKNDLKNDLGEGPWLVGDRLQEFRQQPNPTTQGLPRSFELEVAALVKVYEYSLTPAWQTVVQRLASRRRVYVAGFQTERGIAASMVHLLQYLRDGVHLVDGAAGHFADVLLSPAEDCALVVFEARRYSRHALTLCHKAREAGIPVTLVTDTFCDWAEQNADEVFRVPTEFNLFWESTAAMLSLVHLLINEVCKHLGPEVEKRLEATAALHNEFVGYTSSTRAKQ; encoded by the coding sequence ATGAGCCAGCCCATCAAACAACGCCTTGAAAGCAGCCTGTCCAGCGCCACCGCGTCGGGCCGGGCGATTGCCAGCTACATGCTGGCCAATCTCTACGAGCTGCCCTTCCAGACCGCCGCCGACATCGCCGAAAAACTCGGTGTCAGCGAATCCAGCGTCGGCCGCTTCTGCCGCGCCATCGGCTACAGCCATTTCAAGGATCTGAAAAACGACCTGAAGAACGACCTCGGCGAAGGCCCGTGGCTGGTGGGCGACCGCCTGCAGGAATTTCGCCAGCAGCCCAACCCGACGACCCAGGGCTTGCCCCGCAGCTTCGAGCTGGAAGTGGCGGCGCTGGTCAAGGTCTATGAATACAGCCTGACCCCGGCCTGGCAGACCGTGGTCCAGCGCCTGGCCAGCCGGCGCCGGGTGTACGTGGCAGGGTTCCAGACCGAGCGCGGCATCGCCGCCTCCATGGTCCACCTGCTGCAATACCTGCGCGACGGCGTGCACCTGGTGGACGGCGCCGCCGGGCATTTCGCCGACGTGCTGCTCAGCCCCGCCGAAGACTGCGCCCTGGTGGTGTTCGAGGCCCGGCGCTATTCGCGCCACGCCCTGACCCTGTGCCACAAGGCCCGCGAGGCCGGGATTCCGGTGACCCTGGTCACCGACACCTTCTGCGACTGGGCCGAGCAGAACGCCGACGAGGTGTTCCGCGTGCCCACCGAGTTCAACCTGTTCTGGGAATCCACCGCGGCCATGCTGTCGCTGGTGCACCTGCTGATCAACGAGGTGTGCAAGCACCTGGGGCCCGAGGTGGAAAAACGCCTGGAAGCCACGGCCGCCCTGCATAACGAATTTGTTGGCTACACATCGTCCACCCGCGCAAAACAATAA
- a CDS encoding transporter substrate-binding domain-containing protein: MNHVVRFASACALIFAASAAQAETLKIATEGAYPPFNYVDSNNQLHGFDVDIANALCERMKVQCTIVAQDWEGIIPALLAKKYDAVVASMIATDERKKKIAFSNHYYRTPLSVAVAKDSDITDAQTNFKGRTVGAQASSTQAIYAEDHYGPAGADVKFYPTLDEANSDLAAGRVDGVIADKFPLLAWAESAGKDCCKIIGDVNGTTADASIAVRKEDNALRERLNQALDEIVADGTYKKISSRYFAFDIY, from the coding sequence ATGAACCACGTCGTCCGCTTCGCCAGTGCCTGCGCCCTGATCTTCGCCGCCTCCGCGGCCCAGGCCGAAACCCTGAAGATCGCCACCGAAGGCGCCTACCCGCCCTTCAACTACGTGGACTCCAACAACCAGTTGCACGGCTTTGACGTGGACATCGCCAACGCCCTGTGCGAACGCATGAAGGTCCAGTGCACCATCGTCGCCCAGGACTGGGAAGGCATCATCCCGGCGCTGCTGGCGAAGAAATACGATGCCGTGGTGGCCTCGATGATCGCCACCGACGAGCGCAAGAAAAAGATCGCCTTCAGCAACCACTACTACCGCACCCCACTGTCGGTGGCCGTGGCCAAGGACTCGGACATCACCGATGCCCAGACCAACTTCAAGGGCCGCACCGTGGGCGCCCAGGCCTCCTCGACCCAGGCCATCTACGCCGAGGACCACTACGGCCCGGCCGGCGCCGACGTGAAGTTCTACCCGACCCTGGACGAAGCCAACAGCGACCTGGCCGCCGGCCGCGTGGACGGGGTGATCGCCGACAAATTCCCGCTGCTGGCCTGGGCTGAAAGCGCCGGCAAGGACTGCTGCAAGATCATCGGCGACGTCAACGGCACCACCGCCGACGCCTCGATCGCCGTGCGCAAGGAAGACAACGCCCTGCGCGAGCGCCTGAACCAGGCCCTGGACGAGATCGTCGCCGACGGCACCTACAAGAAGATCTCCAGCCGCTACTTCGCCTTCGACATCTACTGA
- a CDS encoding ABC transporter permease: MFEQLSLLSFASGGWGSALLAGALVTIALALACVPIGLPLGLLVALAARSKNRWARAWATTFSTVFRGLPELLTLLIIYYGCQIAAQKILGALGYPGEVAINTFVAAMIAFSLVFAAFSSEIWLAAFKTLPKGQYEAASALSLSRRTTFNRVLLPQLTRIALPGLSNNWLSLLKDTSLVSTISLVDLMRQTNLAVSVTKEPMLFYSVACLGYLFFSALSGHLFGFLERRFNRAQRSLQP, encoded by the coding sequence ATGTTCGAACAGCTGTCACTCCTGTCCTTCGCCAGCGGCGGCTGGGGCTCGGCCTTGCTCGCCGGGGCCCTGGTGACCATCGCCCTGGCGCTCGCCTGCGTGCCCATCGGCCTGCCCCTGGGCCTGCTGGTGGCCCTGGCCGCGCGCTCGAAAAACCGCTGGGCGCGGGCCTGGGCCACGACCTTTTCCACGGTGTTTCGCGGCCTGCCGGAGCTCTTGACCCTGCTGATCATCTACTACGGCTGCCAGATTGCCGCGCAGAAGATCCTCGGCGCCCTGGGCTACCCGGGTGAAGTGGCGATCAACACCTTCGTCGCCGCGATGATCGCCTTCAGCCTGGTGTTCGCCGCCTTCTCCAGCGAGATCTGGCTGGCCGCGTTCAAGACCCTGCCCAAGGGCCAGTACGAAGCCGCCAGCGCCCTGAGCCTGTCGCGGCGCACCACCTTCAACCGGGTGCTGCTGCCGCAACTGACCCGCATCGCCCTGCCGGGGCTTTCCAACAACTGGCTGTCGCTGCTCAAGGACACCTCCCTGGTGTCGACCATCTCCCTGGTGGACCTGATGCGCCAGACCAACCTCGCGGTCAGCGTGACCAAGGAACCCATGCTGTTCTACAGCGTGGCCTGCCTGGGCTACCTGTTTTTCTCGGCGCTGTCCGGGCACCTGTTCGGCTTTCTTGAACGGCGCTTCAACCGTGCGCAACGGAGCCTGCAACCATGA
- a CDS encoding ABC transporter permease translates to MSLDDLLNLFLNQELLERYGPRFIDGLLVTAKLVAISFSLGAVLGLLIALGRLSSNQFLRRFTGAYVYFFRGSPLLAQLFMLYYGLGSFKGFWQDVGLWWFFREAWFCTLLAFTLNTAAYQAEILRGSLLAVAQGQREACKALSLSRWTAFRKVILPQSLLIAIGPLGNELILMIKASAIASLVTLYDLMGVTKLAFSRSFDFQIYLWAAVLYLLIVEGVRRSLKYLEGRLGRHLN, encoded by the coding sequence ATGAGCCTGGATGACCTGCTGAACCTGTTCCTCAACCAGGAGCTGCTGGAGCGCTACGGCCCGCGCTTTATCGACGGCCTGCTGGTGACCGCCAAGCTGGTGGCGATTTCCTTCAGCCTGGGCGCGGTGCTCGGCCTGCTGATCGCCCTCGGGCGGCTGTCCAGCAATCAGTTCCTGCGGCGTTTTACCGGGGCCTACGTGTACTTCTTTCGCGGCTCGCCGCTGCTGGCCCAGCTGTTCATGCTGTATTACGGCCTGGGCTCGTTCAAAGGCTTCTGGCAGGACGTGGGCCTGTGGTGGTTCTTTCGCGAGGCGTGGTTCTGCACCCTGCTGGCCTTCACCTTGAACACCGCCGCCTACCAGGCGGAGATCCTGCGCGGCAGCCTGCTGGCCGTGGCCCAAGGGCAGCGCGAAGCCTGCAAGGCCCTGAGCCTGTCGCGCTGGACCGCGTTTCGCAAAGTGATACTGCCGCAGTCGCTGCTGATCGCCATCGGGCCGCTGGGCAACGAGCTGATCCTGATGATCAAGGCCAGCGCCATCGCCTCCCTGGTCACCCTCTACGACCTGATGGGGGTGACCAAGCTGGCCTTCTCCCGCAGCTTCGATTTCCAGATCTACCTGTGGGCCGCGGTGCTCTACCTGCTGATCGTCGAAGGTGTGCGGCGCAGCCTCAAATACCTGGAAGGCCGCCTGGGCCGGCACCTGAACTGA